In one Candidatus Nomurabacteria bacterium genomic region, the following are encoded:
- the dnaJ gene encoding molecular chaperone DnaJ, translated as MTKRDYYEVLGIGKSASADEIKKAFRKAAVKHHPDKEGGDETKFKEINEAYEVLKDQQKRQRYDQFGHAGVGGSSGGGGGGGNPFEGFGGFGGQNVHFDFGDGGLGDMFGQFFGGGQQQQHGPRRGRDVETSMTLTFDEAVFGVERDVSLDMEVECEHCKGTTVEPGHSLKTCPTCQGSGQQVRIVNTVFGQIQQATTCAECKGRGQIPEKVCSVCRGKGTQRSKEQLTIKIPAGIDDGATIRLQGHGEAAGGGGRGDLYVHIRVKAHKKFTREADIILSEEHVDMVEAALGTEIEVDTVDGMVRMKVPSGTQSGTDFKLSGHGVPHLRGQSRGPHIVTIVVDTPTKLSKQQKELLQQFGGSKKRGIF; from the coding sequence ATGACAAAACGTGATTATTACGAAGTTCTAGGCATCGGCAAAAGCGCTTCGGCCGATGAAATCAAAAAGGCTTTTCGCAAGGCTGCGGTTAAACATCACCCCGACAAAGAGGGTGGTGATGAAACGAAATTCAAAGAAATAAACGAAGCCTACGAAGTGCTCAAAGACCAGCAGAAACGCCAACGGTATGACCAGTTCGGTCATGCTGGAGTTGGTGGTTCAAGCGGCGGCGGTGGCGGAGGCGGTAATCCCTTTGAGGGCTTTGGTGGATTTGGCGGTCAAAACGTTCATTTTGATTTTGGTGATGGTGGTTTAGGCGATATGTTCGGTCAGTTCTTTGGGGGCGGGCAGCAGCAACAGCACGGCCCGCGACGCGGACGCGATGTAGAAACGAGCATGACGTTAACATTTGATGAAGCTGTATTTGGTGTTGAACGCGACGTCTCGCTCGACATGGAAGTCGAGTGCGAGCACTGCAAAGGCACGACGGTAGAGCCCGGTCATAGTTTGAAGACTTGTCCGACATGTCAGGGTAGCGGTCAGCAGGTACGAATTGTTAATACGGTTTTTGGTCAGATCCAACAAGCAACAACTTGTGCGGAGTGTAAGGGCCGAGGTCAGATTCCAGAGAAAGTTTGTAGCGTCTGTCGTGGCAAAGGGACTCAACGCAGCAAAGAGCAGCTAACAATTAAGATTCCAGCTGGTATAGATGACGGTGCGACGATACGATTACAAGGTCACGGCGAGGCAGCTGGTGGCGGTGGTCGGGGCGATTTGTACGTACATATTAGAGTTAAGGCTCACAAAAAGTTCACACGCGAAGCAGACATTATATTGTCCGAAGAGCATGTCGACATGGTAGAAGCCGCACTGGGTACAGAGATCGAAGTCGACACGGTAGATGGTATGGTCCGTATGAAAGTGCCGTCTGGCACGCAGAGCGGAACAGATTTTAAACTTTCAGGTCACGGCGTACCGCACTTACGCGGTCAGTCGCGTGGACCGCACATTGTAACGATTGTCGTAGATACTCCGACGAAGCTGTCAAAGCAGCAGAAAGAATTGTTGCAGCAATTCGGTGGCTCCAAAAAACGTGGCATATTTTAG